In the genome of Rhodothermales bacterium, one region contains:
- a CDS encoding MmcQ/YjbR family DNA-binding protein — translation MTFDSLRAYCLAKNEVTEETPFGPDVLVFKVAGKLFALTGIDNHPTTVNLKCDPERAIDLRERYEAVRPGYHMNKTHWNTVVLDGSIADSELRELIDHSYILIVQSLNKADRERLLS, via the coding sequence GTGACCTTCGACTCCCTGCGCGCGTATTGCCTCGCCAAAAACGAGGTGACGGAAGAAACGCCTTTCGGGCCGGATGTGCTTGTGTTCAAGGTGGCCGGCAAGCTGTTCGCCCTGACAGGCATCGATAATCACCCGACAACCGTCAACCTCAAATGTGACCCTGAACGCGCCATCGATCTGCGCGAGCGCTACGAAGCCGTGCGCCCCGGGTATCACATGAACAAAACACACTGGAATACGGTGGTGCTCGATGGCAGCATCGCCGATTCCGAGTTGCGCGAACTCATCGATCACTCCTACATCCTCATCGTCCAGTCGCTCAACAAAGCGGATCGCGAACGCCTCCTGTCCTGA